From a single Thalassospira sp. ER-Se-21-Dark genomic region:
- a CDS encoding Mth938-like domain-containing protein → MSLEVSTLVAEGSKMVTSYGDGIFRFGEETVTGSILLFPEAVYSWNVATKDDITPDSFSRVIEKADEIEILLLGMGTRLTPVPLEWRQALKPHGIVIEPMDTGAACRTYNVLVSEARRVAAAMIAV, encoded by the coding sequence ATGTCTCTTGAAGTAAGTACCTTGGTCGCCGAAGGCAGTAAAATGGTCACCAGCTATGGCGACGGCATTTTTCGATTTGGCGAAGAAACGGTTACGGGATCGATCCTGCTGTTTCCTGAAGCCGTCTATTCATGGAACGTTGCGACAAAAGACGACATCACGCCGGACTCTTTTTCACGGGTGATCGAAAAGGCCGACGAAATCGAGATCCTGTTGCTTGGAATGGGGACACGTCTAACACCTGTCCCGCTTGAGTGGCGCCAGGCGCTCAAGCCACACGGTATTGTCATCGAGCCAATGGATACCGGTGCTGCTTGCCGGACCTACAATGTGCTGGTGTCCGAGGCGCGTCGCGTCGCCGCGGCGATGATTGCTGTCTAA